In Xyrauchen texanus isolate HMW12.3.18 chromosome 14, RBS_HiC_50CHRs, whole genome shotgun sequence, the following are encoded in one genomic region:
- the LOC127655079 gene encoding dnaJ homolog subfamily C member 3-like, with translation MVAIIPAGQKLLNYVPYLLVLIDLRYEGVNAGKDSGVENHLEIGKKLLAAGQLADALSHFHAAVDGDPQNYMAYYRRATVFLAMGKSKSALPDLSKVIELKPDFTSARLQRGSLLLKHGKLDEAESDFKKVLKSNPSSREEQEAKSQLKKSDEIQRLVAQAQNDFNRKEYSSAASHLDIIIETCVWDVDSREMRAECFIQLGDMGKAISDLKAASKLKSDNTQAFYKLSTTYYNLGDHEMSLK, from the exons ATGGTTGCTATAATCCCAGCGGGGCAAAAATTACTAAACTACGTTCCTTATTTACTGGTTCTGATTGATCTTCGTTACGAAG GAGTTAATGCTGGGAAGGATAGTGGTGTTGAAAATCATCTGGAGATAGGGAAGAAGCTTCTGGCCGCTGGACAACTGGCTGATGCTCTGTCCCACTTCCATGCTGCTGTTG atGGAGACCCCCAAAATTACATGGCTTACTATAGAAGAGCAACTGTGTTCCTAgccatgggaaaatctaaatctGCACTACCAGACCTTAGCAAAGTCATTGAACTTAAACCAGACTTCACATCG GCGAGGCTTCAGAGAGGCAGCCTACTGCTAAAACACGGCAAACTCGATGAAGCAGAAAGTGATTTCAAAAAAGTG CTCAAATCAAACCCAAGCAGCAGGGAAGAGCAGGAGGCGAAGAGCCAGCTGAAGAAATCTGATGAAATTCAGAGATTGGTGGCTCAGGCTCAGAACGATTTCAACCGCAAAGAATACAGCTCAGCCGCATCACACCTTGACATCATAATCGAA ACATGTGTGTGGGATGTGGACTCCAGAGAGATGCGGGCTGAGTGTTTCATTCAGTTGGGTGATATGGGCAAAGCCATCAGTGACCTCAAAGCTGCTTCAAAATTAAAAAGCGACAACACTCAGGCTTTCTACAAGCTAAGCACCACCTATTACAACCTGGGAGACCATGAGATGTCCCTCAAGTAA